The following coding sequences are from one Asterias amurensis chromosome 8, ASM3211899v1 window:
- the LOC139941239 gene encoding uncharacterized protein isoform X1, with protein MDPKRRECYAVRVKLSLPAPIVEDKLCTYFQSNEGGNCDVDSVRLMGEDADGSWYKVAFVEQSGVSKVLSRPDHEMVVDGIKIPLEVRGYSAPPPDTSESASSEENLPDKPEEDERLIEVTGLKHSTPIETLNLYFENPHKSGGGEIETFEREPKTGVISITFKDQSVTPIVAGKKHTLSGATLNVKLVTKKKRRPLPINTRCLFLEGIPDGCSSEHVTLFIENKVAVDEEPTIRYGEKPGTAICTFSSDIPDLEDVIRKICRRKLKGASLKAEKVHHCDAILVQGVPKDLEIVELYFDNPKKSGSSGVRDIQPGPMDGQAIVYFEDWKVVQDVLTKGRHKLCGKDLRIEPYHDFLGGLSPLDAPTSHIPKPVPVEVQESIMEFLYGKGENTKKKLLKDLAKVKANLLWPDGSQKSQAKLEPVIDKSQHQSWLNWEKEAVDVLTDFMRGHKTARVPVPQTLWKDAADKLQKMTTACSMVPDTQLHEVILVGEQRDVDVAEATINDIIMELQKKSKNNSSFKAEGDSDTKEEHLPDKPEEDEPEADEQLIVVTGLNHSTDIGVLKLYFENPSKSGGGEIETFERESETGVISITFKDKSVTSIVAGKKHTLSGDALNVKLVTKNKRRPLPINARCLFLEGIPDGCSSEHLKLFIENRASMDEEPTIQYGEKPGTAICTFSSDIPDLENVIRKVSRRKLKDAPLKAEKVPYSDAILVQGGRLDLDMVELYFDNKKKSGGGAVRELQPGPMDGQAIVYFEDWKVVEDVLRRSHHKLGRNELRVEPYHDFLGRLSPFDAPTPHIPKPVSVEVQESIMEFLYGKGANAKKKLLKDLAKVKANLLWPDGSQKSQAKLEPVEDDSQHQSWLNWENAALDVVTDFMSGYKTARVPVPQPLWKGAADKLQKMTTACSMVQDTRLHEVILVGEQKDTDVTEAKINLVTKELQKEADYDAEQTKEDITWDEEKLRLFSLCGIKQEIEKSFPALKITVFSSYGKTGITLDGIRKTIKDAELKIRRMMDTLEKTEVKAGSTKVRFVQRVPDAIHEVLGSLNIHAACSGSDDGKITIYGATARDVRKAKSYIDNEIDEDTLAIKGQSALAVLQGHDGKRLLDSINNQKFVMAGISHEPGAKFIKLAGFKRNLDETKNHIMDYLKKNVIIKSTIHSNKSKIRLITTYHSQELEKVRQRHQQDLVATQAQMSGRNRGFIIQGNEEGLDAVKEKLYPVYKTGMARLFRQKKGKKFLECVEREFHCVITTDCNEESDDKAASTKYHMKTAAPEFVTKRVNSAVYGAEGVVDDKKEEDLQETVILQLSAIDMKSLLKASDKLDTFQAEEFLSEDFPDPMGLLDKMTTEHKAQLKQIGRKRDVTVEPSKGRAKFIRVEGYKFNVKDALLDISQMFTRIQKEETEKQKMEHLAKEVKWKYSTPSGMEDYDEEVNALLEEAYQKKKPNLTLDLEEGKAVIDFQQMQETCNRSVYNVHRVDLKSAARFEPPSNWIPMMKGESTKMVKLTAGSAEYTAVETKFRASVGGYVTIIEIERIQNQDLMMQYQARRAALENRLNRTNNIEMVLYHGTDEQTSKKVRAQGFNRRFCGRNATAYENGTYFSVSASYSAQAQYAKPDAYGTKHVFVTNVLVGDYIRGSHGMITPPPKPQNPAELFDSVVDNMNSPGIYVIFHDAQAYPEYLIKFQ; from the exons GAAAACTTACCAGATAAACCAGAGGAAGATGAAAGACTGATTGAAGTGACTGGTCTGAAACATTCAACACCCATAGAGACCCTTAATCTGTATTTTGAGAATCCACACAAATCTGGAGGAGGTGAAATAGAAACGTTTGAGAGAGAACCTAAGACTGGAGTCATCAGCATTACCTTCAAGGACCAATCAG TTACCCCAATAGTGGCTGGGAAAAAACACACGCTATCAGGCGCCACACTGAACGTCAAGCTTGTCACCAAGAAGAAACGTCGTCCACTTCCGATCAATACACGATGTCTGTTTCTAGAAGGGATACCAGATGGATGCTCCTCTGAGCATGTGACGCTCTTCATTGAGAATAAAGTAGCCGTAGACGAGGAACCCACAATCCGATATGGAGAGAAGCCTGGGACAGCTATTTGTACTTTCTCAAGTGATATTCCAG ACCTGGAGGATGTTATCAGAAAAATTTGTAGAAGGAAACTGAAAGGTGCTTCATTGAAGGCAGAGAAGGTTCATCATTGTGACGCCATCTTAGTGCAAG GAGTTCCAAAAGACTTGGAAATAGTTGAGTTGTATTTTGACAACCCAAAGAAGAGTGGCAGCAGTGGAGTGAGAGACATACAACCAGGACCCATGGATGGACAGGCAATCGTCTACTTTGAAGACTGGAAGG TGGTTCAGGATGTTTTAACAAAGGGTCGTCATAAGCTATGTGGTAAAGATTTGCGGATTGAACCATATCATGACTTCTTGGGAGGACTTAGCCCGCTTGATGCCCCAACTTCACATATCCCCAAACCAGTGCCGGTTGAAGTACAGGAATCGATTATGGAATTCCTCTATGGGAAAGGTGAGAATACCAAGAAGAAGTTGCTGAAAGACTTGGCCAAGGTGAAAGCCAATCTGCTGTGGCCGGATGGTTCTCAGAAGTCTCAAGCTAAACTAGAACCTGTAATTGACAAATCCCAGCACCAATCATGGTTGAACTGGGAAAAGGAAGCTGTCGATGTTCTGACTGACTTCATGAGAGGACACAAAACAGCCAGAGTTCCAGTTCCGCAAACACTGTGGAAGGATGCTGCTGATAAATTGCAGAAGATGACTACAGCTTGCTCGATGGTCCCAGATACTCAACTTCATGAAGTGATACTGGTCGGAGAGCAACGAGATGTTGATGTCGCTGAAGCAACAATAAATGACATCATCATGGAGTTACAGAAGAAGTCCAAGAATAATTCTTCTTTTAAAGCAGAAGGAGACAGTGACaccaaagag GAACACTTACCAGATAAACCAGAAGAAGATGAACCAGAAGCAGATGAGCAACTGATTGTAGTGACTGGTCTGAACCATTCAACAGATATCGGGGTCCTGAAGCTCTATTTTGAGAATCCAAGCAAATCTGGAGGAGGTGAAATAGAAACGTTTGAAAGAGAATCTGAGACTGGTGTAATCAGCATTACCTTCAAGGACAAATCAG TTACTTCTATAGTGGCTGGGAAAAAGCACACACTATCAGGCGATGCACTAAACGTCAAGCTTGTCACCAAGAACAAACGTCGACCACTTCCAATAAATGCCCGATGTCTGTTTCTAGAAGGGATACCAGATGGCTGCTCCTCAGAGCATTTGAAGCTCTTTATTGAGAATAGAGCATCCATGGATGAGGAACCCACAATCCAATATGGAGAGAAGCCTGGAACAGCTATATGTACATTCTCAAGTGATATCCCAG ACCTGGAGAATGTTATCCGAAAAGTTTCTCGAAGAAAACTCAAAGATGCTCCATTGAAGGCAGAGAAAGTGCCCTATTCTGACGCAATCTTAGTGCAAG GAGGTCGACTAGATTTGGACATGGTTGAGTTGTATTTTGACAACAAGAAGAAGAGTGGAGGCGGTGCAGTGAGAGAGTTACAACCAGGACCCATGGATGGACAGGCAATCGTCTACTTTGAAGACTGGAAGG TGGTTGAGGATGTTTTAAGAAGAAGTCATCATAAGCTCGGTCGCAATGAACTGCGGGTTGAACCATATCATGACTTCCTGGGAAGACTGAGCCCATTTGATGCCCCAACTCCACACATCCCTAAACCAGTGTCGGTAGAGGTACAGGAATCTATTATGGAATTCCTATATGGGAAAGGTGCGAATGCTAAGAAGAAGTTGCTGAAAGACTTAGCCAAGGTGAAAGCTAATTTGCTGTGGCCGGATGGTTCTCAGAAGTCTCAAGCTAAACTAGAACCAGTAGAAGATGACTCCCAGCACCAATCGTGGTTGAACTGGGAAAATGCAGCTCTCGATGTTGTGACTGACTTCATGAGCGGATACAAAACAGCCAGAGTTCCAGTTCCGCAACCACTGTGGAAGGGTGCTGCTGATAAACTGCAGAAGATGACTACAGCTTGCTCAATGGTCCAAGATACTCGACTTCATGAAGTAATACTGGTCGGGGAGCAAAAAGATACTGATGTCACTGAAGCAAAGATAAATTTGGTCACCAAAGAGTTACAGAAGGAGGCTGACTATGATGCTGAGCAAACAAAAGAAGACATTACCTGGGATGAAGAGAAGCTACGACTCTTTTCCTTGTGTGGGATTAAACAGGAGATCGAAAAGTCCTTTCCAGCTCTGAAGATCACAGTTTTCAGCTCATATGGTAAAACTGGCATCACTCTAGATGGAATAAGGAAAACCATCAAAGACGCGGAGCTAAAGATAAGGAGGATGATGGACACTTTAGAAAAGACAGAGGTCAAAGCCGGTAGTACAAAGGTACGATTTGTTCAGCGTGTTCCAGACGCAATTCATGAAGTTCTAGGGTCACTGAATATTCATGCAGCATGCAGTGGATCAGATGATGGTAAGATCACAATCTACGGTGCTACTGCCAGAGATGTCAGGAAAGCTAAATCATACATCGACAATGAAATAGATGAAGATACCCTTGCAATCAAAGGACAGTCTGCTTTAGCTGTCTTACAAGGCCACGATGGGAAGAGACTTTTGGATTCGATCAACAATCAAAAGTTCGTCATGGCAGGCATCAGCCATGAGCCAG GTGCCAAGTTTATTAAACTTGCAGGATTTAAGAGAAATTTGGATGAAACAAAGAACCACATCATGGATTATCTCAAGAAAAATGTCATCATCAAAAGCACCATTCACTCAAATAAGAGCAAAATACGCCTCATTACCACATATCATAGTCAAGAGTTGGAAAAAGTAAGACAACGACATCAACAAGATCTTGTAGCGACCCAGGCACAGATGAGTGGAAGGAACAGAGGATTTATTATCCAGGGCAATGAGGAGGGTTTAGATGCAGTAAAAGAGAAACTGTATCCTGTATACAAGACGGGCATGGCTAGACTGTTCCGTCAAAAGAAAGGCAAGAAATTCTTGGAGTGTGTCGAGAGAGAATTTCATTGTGTGATTACCACCGATTGTAACGAGGAGAGTGATGACAAGGCTGCAAGTACTAAATACCACATGAAAACAGCTGCACCAG AATTTGTAACTAAGAGAGTTAATTCTGCTGTATACGGTGCTGAAGGTGTTGTAGATGACAAGAAAGAAGAAGACCTTCAAGAAACGGTCATTCTACAGCTCAGTGCCATTGATATGAAATCCTTGCTGAAGGCTTCAGACAAACTTGATACATTTCAAGCAGAGGAATTTCTATCTGAA GATTTTCCAGATCCGATGGGATTGCTTGACAAAATGACAACAGAACACAAAGCTCAACTTAAACAAATCGGAAGGAAACGTGAT GTAACGGTGGAGCCTTCTAAAGGTCGGGCCAAGTTCATCCGTGTGGAGGGATATAAATTCAACGTCAAGGATGCCTTACTAGACATTTCACAGATGTTCACAAGAATTCAAAAGGAGGAGACAGAGAAGCAAAAGATGGAACACCTCGCAAAAGAA GTCAAGTGGAAGTACAGCACTCCATCTGGCATGGAAGACTATGATGAAGAGGTTAATGCCCTCCTAGAAGAGGCTTACCAGAAGAAAAAGCCAAATTTGACACTTGATCTGGAAGAAGGAAAAGCAGTTATTGACTTCCAACAGATGCAGGAAACGTGTAATCGAAGCGTATATAATGTCCATCGTGTCGACCtgaaaagtg CTGCCAGATTTGAACCACCAAGTAACTGGATACCGATGATGAAAGGGGAGTCAACCAAAATGGTAAAGCTGACTGCAGGATCTGCTGAGTACACAGCTGTTGAAACCAAGTTCCGGGCATCTGTGGGTGGTTATGTCACTATTATTGAG ATAGAGAGAATTCAAAATCAAGATTTGATGATGCAGTATCAAGCCCGTAGAGCTGCACTAGAGAATCGTCTGAATAGAACTAATAATATTGAGATGGTTCTCTACCATGGAACAGATGAGCAAACCTCTAAAAAAGTCAGAGCACAGGGATTCAACCGCAGATTTTGTGGGAGGAATG CAACTGCATATGAAAATGGCACCTACTTTTCTGTCTCAGCAAGCTACTCTGCACAAGCTCAATATGCTAAACCAGATGCATATGGCACAAAGCATGTATTCGTGACAAATGTGCTTGTTGGAGATTACATCAGAGGCAGCCATGGAATGATCACTCCACCTCCAAAACCACAGAATCCTGCTGAACTGTTTGACAGTGTTGTAGACAACATGAATTCTCCTGGCATTTATGTTATATTTCATGATGCACAGGCATACCCAGAGTATCTCATCAAATTCCAGTAA
- the LOC139941239 gene encoding uncharacterized protein isoform X2 — MDPKRRECYAVRVKLSLPAPIVEDKLCTYFQSNEGGNCDVDSVRLMGEDADGSWYKVAFVEQSGVSKVLSRPDHEMVVDGIKIPLEVRGYSAPPPDTSESASSEENLPDKPEEDERLIEVTGLKHSTPIETLNLYFENPHKSGGGEIETFEREPKTGVISITFKDQSVTPIVAGKKHTLSGATLNVKLVTKKKRRPLPINTRCLFLEGIPDGCSSEHVTLFIENKVAVDEEPTIRYGEKPGTAICTFSSDIPDLEDVIRKICRRKLKGASLKAEKVHHCDAILVQGVPKDLEIVELYFDNPKKSGSSGVRDIQPGPMDGQAIVYFEDWKVVQDVLTKGRHKLCGKDLRIEPYHDFLGGLSPLDAPTSHIPKPVPVEVQESIMEFLYGKGENTKKKLLKDLAKVKANLLWPDGSQKSQAKLEPVIDKSQHQSWLNWEKEAVDVLTDFMRGHKTARVPVPQTLWKDAADKLQKMTTACSMVPDTQLHEVILVGEQRDVDVAEATINDIIMELQKKSKNNSSFKAEGDSDTKEEHLPDKPEEDEPEADEQLIVVTGLNHSTDIGVLKLYFENPSKSGGGEIETFERESETGVISITFKDKSEGIPDGCSSEHLKLFIENRASMDEEPTIQYGEKPGTAICTFSSDIPDLENVIRKVSRRKLKDAPLKAEKVPYSDAILVQGGRLDLDMVELYFDNKKKSGGGAVRELQPGPMDGQAIVYFEDWKVVEDVLRRSHHKLGRNELRVEPYHDFLGRLSPFDAPTPHIPKPVSVEVQESIMEFLYGKGANAKKKLLKDLAKVKANLLWPDGSQKSQAKLEPVEDDSQHQSWLNWENAALDVVTDFMSGYKTARVPVPQPLWKGAADKLQKMTTACSMVQDTRLHEVILVGEQKDTDVTEAKINLVTKELQKEADYDAEQTKEDITWDEEKLRLFSLCGIKQEIEKSFPALKITVFSSYGKTGITLDGIRKTIKDAELKIRRMMDTLEKTEVKAGSTKVRFVQRVPDAIHEVLGSLNIHAACSGSDDGKITIYGATARDVRKAKSYIDNEIDEDTLAIKGQSALAVLQGHDGKRLLDSINNQKFVMAGISHEPGAKFIKLAGFKRNLDETKNHIMDYLKKNVIIKSTIHSNKSKIRLITTYHSQELEKVRQRHQQDLVATQAQMSGRNRGFIIQGNEEGLDAVKEKLYPVYKTGMARLFRQKKGKKFLECVEREFHCVITTDCNEESDDKAASTKYHMKTAAPEFVTKRVNSAVYGAEGVVDDKKEEDLQETVILQLSAIDMKSLLKASDKLDTFQAEEFLSEDFPDPMGLLDKMTTEHKAQLKQIGRKRDVTVEPSKGRAKFIRVEGYKFNVKDALLDISQMFTRIQKEETEKQKMEHLAKEVKWKYSTPSGMEDYDEEVNALLEEAYQKKKPNLTLDLEEGKAVIDFQQMQETCNRSVYNVHRVDLKSAARFEPPSNWIPMMKGESTKMVKLTAGSAEYTAVETKFRASVGGYVTIIEIERIQNQDLMMQYQARRAALENRLNRTNNIEMVLYHGTDEQTSKKVRAQGFNRRFCGRNATAYENGTYFSVSASYSAQAQYAKPDAYGTKHVFVTNVLVGDYIRGSHGMITPPPKPQNPAELFDSVVDNMNSPGIYVIFHDAQAYPEYLIKFQ, encoded by the exons GAAAACTTACCAGATAAACCAGAGGAAGATGAAAGACTGATTGAAGTGACTGGTCTGAAACATTCAACACCCATAGAGACCCTTAATCTGTATTTTGAGAATCCACACAAATCTGGAGGAGGTGAAATAGAAACGTTTGAGAGAGAACCTAAGACTGGAGTCATCAGCATTACCTTCAAGGACCAATCAG TTACCCCAATAGTGGCTGGGAAAAAACACACGCTATCAGGCGCCACACTGAACGTCAAGCTTGTCACCAAGAAGAAACGTCGTCCACTTCCGATCAATACACGATGTCTGTTTCTAGAAGGGATACCAGATGGATGCTCCTCTGAGCATGTGACGCTCTTCATTGAGAATAAAGTAGCCGTAGACGAGGAACCCACAATCCGATATGGAGAGAAGCCTGGGACAGCTATTTGTACTTTCTCAAGTGATATTCCAG ACCTGGAGGATGTTATCAGAAAAATTTGTAGAAGGAAACTGAAAGGTGCTTCATTGAAGGCAGAGAAGGTTCATCATTGTGACGCCATCTTAGTGCAAG GAGTTCCAAAAGACTTGGAAATAGTTGAGTTGTATTTTGACAACCCAAAGAAGAGTGGCAGCAGTGGAGTGAGAGACATACAACCAGGACCCATGGATGGACAGGCAATCGTCTACTTTGAAGACTGGAAGG TGGTTCAGGATGTTTTAACAAAGGGTCGTCATAAGCTATGTGGTAAAGATTTGCGGATTGAACCATATCATGACTTCTTGGGAGGACTTAGCCCGCTTGATGCCCCAACTTCACATATCCCCAAACCAGTGCCGGTTGAAGTACAGGAATCGATTATGGAATTCCTCTATGGGAAAGGTGAGAATACCAAGAAGAAGTTGCTGAAAGACTTGGCCAAGGTGAAAGCCAATCTGCTGTGGCCGGATGGTTCTCAGAAGTCTCAAGCTAAACTAGAACCTGTAATTGACAAATCCCAGCACCAATCATGGTTGAACTGGGAAAAGGAAGCTGTCGATGTTCTGACTGACTTCATGAGAGGACACAAAACAGCCAGAGTTCCAGTTCCGCAAACACTGTGGAAGGATGCTGCTGATAAATTGCAGAAGATGACTACAGCTTGCTCGATGGTCCCAGATACTCAACTTCATGAAGTGATACTGGTCGGAGAGCAACGAGATGTTGATGTCGCTGAAGCAACAATAAATGACATCATCATGGAGTTACAGAAGAAGTCCAAGAATAATTCTTCTTTTAAAGCAGAAGGAGACAGTGACaccaaagag GAACACTTACCAGATAAACCAGAAGAAGATGAACCAGAAGCAGATGAGCAACTGATTGTAGTGACTGGTCTGAACCATTCAACAGATATCGGGGTCCTGAAGCTCTATTTTGAGAATCCAAGCAAATCTGGAGGAGGTGAAATAGAAACGTTTGAAAGAGAATCTGAGACTGGTGTAATCAGCATTACCTTCAAGGACAAATCAG AAGGGATACCAGATGGCTGCTCCTCAGAGCATTTGAAGCTCTTTATTGAGAATAGAGCATCCATGGATGAGGAACCCACAATCCAATATGGAGAGAAGCCTGGAACAGCTATATGTACATTCTCAAGTGATATCCCAG ACCTGGAGAATGTTATCCGAAAAGTTTCTCGAAGAAAACTCAAAGATGCTCCATTGAAGGCAGAGAAAGTGCCCTATTCTGACGCAATCTTAGTGCAAG GAGGTCGACTAGATTTGGACATGGTTGAGTTGTATTTTGACAACAAGAAGAAGAGTGGAGGCGGTGCAGTGAGAGAGTTACAACCAGGACCCATGGATGGACAGGCAATCGTCTACTTTGAAGACTGGAAGG TGGTTGAGGATGTTTTAAGAAGAAGTCATCATAAGCTCGGTCGCAATGAACTGCGGGTTGAACCATATCATGACTTCCTGGGAAGACTGAGCCCATTTGATGCCCCAACTCCACACATCCCTAAACCAGTGTCGGTAGAGGTACAGGAATCTATTATGGAATTCCTATATGGGAAAGGTGCGAATGCTAAGAAGAAGTTGCTGAAAGACTTAGCCAAGGTGAAAGCTAATTTGCTGTGGCCGGATGGTTCTCAGAAGTCTCAAGCTAAACTAGAACCAGTAGAAGATGACTCCCAGCACCAATCGTGGTTGAACTGGGAAAATGCAGCTCTCGATGTTGTGACTGACTTCATGAGCGGATACAAAACAGCCAGAGTTCCAGTTCCGCAACCACTGTGGAAGGGTGCTGCTGATAAACTGCAGAAGATGACTACAGCTTGCTCAATGGTCCAAGATACTCGACTTCATGAAGTAATACTGGTCGGGGAGCAAAAAGATACTGATGTCACTGAAGCAAAGATAAATTTGGTCACCAAAGAGTTACAGAAGGAGGCTGACTATGATGCTGAGCAAACAAAAGAAGACATTACCTGGGATGAAGAGAAGCTACGACTCTTTTCCTTGTGTGGGATTAAACAGGAGATCGAAAAGTCCTTTCCAGCTCTGAAGATCACAGTTTTCAGCTCATATGGTAAAACTGGCATCACTCTAGATGGAATAAGGAAAACCATCAAAGACGCGGAGCTAAAGATAAGGAGGATGATGGACACTTTAGAAAAGACAGAGGTCAAAGCCGGTAGTACAAAGGTACGATTTGTTCAGCGTGTTCCAGACGCAATTCATGAAGTTCTAGGGTCACTGAATATTCATGCAGCATGCAGTGGATCAGATGATGGTAAGATCACAATCTACGGTGCTACTGCCAGAGATGTCAGGAAAGCTAAATCATACATCGACAATGAAATAGATGAAGATACCCTTGCAATCAAAGGACAGTCTGCTTTAGCTGTCTTACAAGGCCACGATGGGAAGAGACTTTTGGATTCGATCAACAATCAAAAGTTCGTCATGGCAGGCATCAGCCATGAGCCAG GTGCCAAGTTTATTAAACTTGCAGGATTTAAGAGAAATTTGGATGAAACAAAGAACCACATCATGGATTATCTCAAGAAAAATGTCATCATCAAAAGCACCATTCACTCAAATAAGAGCAAAATACGCCTCATTACCACATATCATAGTCAAGAGTTGGAAAAAGTAAGACAACGACATCAACAAGATCTTGTAGCGACCCAGGCACAGATGAGTGGAAGGAACAGAGGATTTATTATCCAGGGCAATGAGGAGGGTTTAGATGCAGTAAAAGAGAAACTGTATCCTGTATACAAGACGGGCATGGCTAGACTGTTCCGTCAAAAGAAAGGCAAGAAATTCTTGGAGTGTGTCGAGAGAGAATTTCATTGTGTGATTACCACCGATTGTAACGAGGAGAGTGATGACAAGGCTGCAAGTACTAAATACCACATGAAAACAGCTGCACCAG AATTTGTAACTAAGAGAGTTAATTCTGCTGTATACGGTGCTGAAGGTGTTGTAGATGACAAGAAAGAAGAAGACCTTCAAGAAACGGTCATTCTACAGCTCAGTGCCATTGATATGAAATCCTTGCTGAAGGCTTCAGACAAACTTGATACATTTCAAGCAGAGGAATTTCTATCTGAA GATTTTCCAGATCCGATGGGATTGCTTGACAAAATGACAACAGAACACAAAGCTCAACTTAAACAAATCGGAAGGAAACGTGAT GTAACGGTGGAGCCTTCTAAAGGTCGGGCCAAGTTCATCCGTGTGGAGGGATATAAATTCAACGTCAAGGATGCCTTACTAGACATTTCACAGATGTTCACAAGAATTCAAAAGGAGGAGACAGAGAAGCAAAAGATGGAACACCTCGCAAAAGAA GTCAAGTGGAAGTACAGCACTCCATCTGGCATGGAAGACTATGATGAAGAGGTTAATGCCCTCCTAGAAGAGGCTTACCAGAAGAAAAAGCCAAATTTGACACTTGATCTGGAAGAAGGAAAAGCAGTTATTGACTTCCAACAGATGCAGGAAACGTGTAATCGAAGCGTATATAATGTCCATCGTGTCGACCtgaaaagtg CTGCCAGATTTGAACCACCAAGTAACTGGATACCGATGATGAAAGGGGAGTCAACCAAAATGGTAAAGCTGACTGCAGGATCTGCTGAGTACACAGCTGTTGAAACCAAGTTCCGGGCATCTGTGGGTGGTTATGTCACTATTATTGAG ATAGAGAGAATTCAAAATCAAGATTTGATGATGCAGTATCAAGCCCGTAGAGCTGCACTAGAGAATCGTCTGAATAGAACTAATAATATTGAGATGGTTCTCTACCATGGAACAGATGAGCAAACCTCTAAAAAAGTCAGAGCACAGGGATTCAACCGCAGATTTTGTGGGAGGAATG CAACTGCATATGAAAATGGCACCTACTTTTCTGTCTCAGCAAGCTACTCTGCACAAGCTCAATATGCTAAACCAGATGCATATGGCACAAAGCATGTATTCGTGACAAATGTGCTTGTTGGAGATTACATCAGAGGCAGCCATGGAATGATCACTCCACCTCCAAAACCACAGAATCCTGCTGAACTGTTTGACAGTGTTGTAGACAACATGAATTCTCCTGGCATTTATGTTATATTTCATGATGCACAGGCATACCCAGAGTATCTCATCAAATTCCAGTAA